The Flavobacterium praedii genome window below encodes:
- a CDS encoding rhodanese-like domain-containing protein produces the protein MNLTQEDWISQFEADDRAVMLDVRTEDECDQGIIEGSVNIDFHKGQEFVDAIAALDKNKNYYVYCRSGVRSAKACEMMNELGIENTYNLLGGIIEWNGDIV, from the coding sequence ATGAATTTAACACAAGAAGATTGGATTTCACAATTTGAAGCCGATGATAGAGCAGTAATGCTAGATGTGAGAACAGAAGACGAATGTGATCAAGGTATAATAGAAGGTTCTGTAAATATTGATTTTCATAAAGGTCAAGAGTTTGTTGATGCGATAGCTGCATTGGATAAAAACAAAAATTATTATGTTTACTGTCGTTCAGGCGTTCGAAGTGCAAAAGCATGTGAAATGATGAACGAGTTAGGGATTGAAAACACCTATAATTTACTCGGTGGTATAATAGAATGGAATGGTGATATAGTTTAA
- a CDS encoding c-type cytochrome, which translates to MKVKFRFLIVLTLLIVAGSKSVAQEISWIAPEYSNSLKNPFVGNQKATNEGKEIYNQMCVLCHGLKGQGNGEAGLTLQPNPANFLALNVKSQMDGAIFWKITNGKAPMATYFELLTDDQRWKLVNYIRELEKK; encoded by the coding sequence ATGAAAGTAAAATTTAGATTTTTAATAGTACTAACATTATTAATTGTTGCAGGAAGTAAAAGCGTAGCTCAGGAAATAAGTTGGATTGCGCCAGAATATTCTAATTCTTTAAAAAATCCTTTTGTAGGAAATCAGAAAGCGACTAATGAAGGGAAAGAGATTTATAATCAAATGTGTGTGTTGTGTCATGGTTTAAAAGGTCAAGGAAATGGAGAAGCTGGTTTAACACTTCAGCCCAATCCAGCTAATTTTTTAGCTTTAAATGTAAAATCTCAAATGGATGGTGCAATTTTTTGGAAAATAACCAATGGTAAAGCACCAATGGCAACCTATTTTGAGCTTTTAACCGATGACCAACGTTGGAAATTAGTAAACTATATTCGAGAACTTGAGAAAAAATAG
- a CDS encoding methyltransferase domain-containing protein, whose product MEELKCCVLSCEKPLDQTYWDNQYLANSTGWDLGEVSPPIKHYINTLENKNSRILIPGCGNTHEAVYLLEKGFKNVTVIDIAPTLVDNLKNKFKDNPNINIVLGDFFEHQGEYEFIIEQTFFCALPPTMRQKYVWKMHQLLAQKGKIIGLLFNRAFENGPPFGGSLEEYKLLFNASFHFLKMEVCQDSAMPRTGSELFIELQKNNEVLVNLYPFEGITCSGCKNTVTEKFKQFEGVLNVSMSTSFAEVLLVSKTEIALETLQKEIAYDVKYKIGQKLLKIKKLSS is encoded by the coding sequence ATGGAGGAACTAAAATGCTGTGTGCTATCTTGTGAAAAACCTTTGGATCAAACCTATTGGGACAATCAATACCTAGCCAATTCAACAGGTTGGGATCTTGGCGAAGTATCTCCACCCATAAAACATTACATCAATACTTTAGAAAATAAAAACAGTCGAATTTTAATACCTGGCTGCGGAAATACTCATGAAGCGGTTTATCTTCTTGAAAAAGGTTTTAAAAATGTTACCGTCATTGATATCGCACCTACATTAGTCGATAACCTAAAAAACAAATTCAAAGACAATCCCAACATCAACATCGTTTTGGGTGACTTTTTTGAACATCAAGGGGAATACGAGTTTATAATCGAACAAACCTTCTTTTGCGCTTTGCCACCCACCATGCGCCAAAAATACGTTTGGAAAATGCATCAGCTACTTGCCCAAAAAGGCAAAATTATTGGATTATTATTCAATCGTGCTTTTGAAAATGGCCCACCTTTTGGCGGAAGCCTAGAAGAATATAAATTGCTTTTTAATGCTAGTTTTCATTTTCTAAAAATGGAAGTTTGTCAAGATTCTGCCATGCCAAGAACGGGTTCTGAATTATTCATTGAATTGCAAAAAAATAATGAAGTGCTTGTCAATTTATATCCCTTCGAAGGAATTACCTGTAGTGGTTGCAAAAATACGGTTACCGAAAAATTTAAACAATTTGAAGGCGTTTTAAATGTAAGCATGAGCACAAGTTTTGCAGAAGTATTACTCGTAAGCAAAACTGAAATAGCTTTAGAAACTTTGCAAAAAGAAATTGCTTATGATGTCAAATATAAAATTGGACAAAAGTTATTGAAAATAAAAAAATTATCAAGTTAA
- a CDS encoding sulfite exporter TauE/SafE family protein: MEYFGYLASIIIGLSLGLIGGGGSILTIPILVYLFKIDPKLATSYSLFIVGITALSGCFSHYRMGNLKVKSALFFAVPSVISILIIREVIILKIPNVLFTLNDFQVTKNFLIMIIFAVLMMAASFSMIRKSNSNIKSVGTNYWQLALIGSIVGIVTGFLGAGGGFLIIPALLFFANLPMKQAVGTSLLIIFVNSSIGFIGDLYIGTPIDYPFLFTISAIAFIGMLIGTQLSKKVDGDKLKPVFGWFILVMGIYIIIKETILK, from the coding sequence ATGGAATACTTCGGTTATTTGGCTTCAATAATAATAGGTCTTTCTCTAGGGCTAATTGGTGGTGGTGGTTCTATTTTGACCATTCCCATATTGGTTTATTTATTTAAAATTGATCCAAAATTGGCTACTAGTTATTCCTTATTTATTGTTGGAATTACTGCTTTATCAGGATGTTTCAGCCATTACCGAATGGGAAATCTCAAAGTCAAATCCGCATTATTTTTTGCTGTTCCTTCTGTCATCTCCATATTAATCATCCGAGAAGTAATTATTCTAAAAATCCCGAATGTACTTTTTACTCTAAATGATTTTCAAGTCACCAAAAATTTTCTAATCATGATTATTTTTGCCGTTTTGATGATGGCAGCTTCGTTTTCAATGATTCGAAAATCCAATTCAAACATAAAATCTGTAGGAACCAATTACTGGCAATTAGCACTAATCGGTTCTATAGTCGGAATCGTAACTGGATTTTTAGGGGCTGGCGGTGGATTTCTAATTATTCCAGCTCTATTGTTTTTTGCCAATTTACCAATGAAACAAGCTGTTGGAACTTCATTACTAATCATTTTTGTTAATTCTTCCATCGGTTTTATTGGTGATTTATACATTGGCACACCCATTGATTATCCTTTCTTATTTACAATTTCAGCTATTGCATTTATAGGAATGCTTATTGGTACTCAATTATCCAAAAAAGTAGATGGAGACAAGCTTAAGCCCGTTTTTGGCTGGTTTATTTTAGTCATGGGAATCTACATTATCATTAAAGAAACCATCTTGAAATAA
- a CDS encoding Crp/Fnr family transcriptional regulator: MLDPLKINFPSFSNELIQDIKTNEVIKQFSAGEVIMRTGQYIKNTILVTKGTIKVYREDDDGGEFFMYYLQPGQACALSMVCAAKNEKSQIMAKVVEDSEVVMVPLSLMDKWMMQHRSWYEFVIGTYRNRFEEVLEVIDSIAFRAMDERLEFYLKRQVEACGCKELKLSHQEIGSDLNTSREVISRLLKKMEQRGLVILHRNQIEILM, translated from the coding sequence ATGCTTGATCCATTAAAAATAAATTTTCCTTCCTTTTCAAATGAATTGATTCAAGATATAAAAACAAACGAAGTGATCAAACAATTCTCCGCAGGAGAGGTAATTATGCGTACGGGTCAATATATCAAAAATACCATATTAGTTACCAAAGGAACTATAAAAGTCTATCGAGAAGATGACGATGGCGGAGAGTTTTTTATGTATTATTTACAACCAGGCCAAGCATGTGCCCTATCGATGGTTTGTGCAGCAAAGAATGAAAAAAGCCAAATTATGGCCAAAGTTGTTGAGGACTCTGAGGTGGTAATGGTACCTTTATCTTTGATGGATAAATGGATGATGCAACATCGATCTTGGTATGAATTTGTAATAGGCACTTATCGCAATCGCTTTGAAGAAGTTCTTGAAGTCATTGACAGCATTGCTTTTAGAGCTATGGACGAACGCCTGGAATTTTACCTAAAACGCCAAGTAGAAGCTTGTGGCTGCAAGGAACTTAAACTTTCACATCAAGAAATTGGCTCGGATTTGAATACTTCCCGAGAAGTGATTTCGAGATTACTCAAAAAAATGGAACAAAGAGGTTTAGTTATTCTGCATCGCAACCAAATTGAAATATTAATGTAG
- a CDS encoding MBL fold metallo-hydrolase, with product MQIEQIYTGCLAQGAYYITSNGEAAIIDPLRETQPYLDRIERDGVKLKYIFETHFHADFVSGHLDLSKETGAAIVYGPTAKPEFDAIVATDNQIFEIGNIKIKVLHTPGHTMESSTYLLVDENGKDHAVFSGDTLFIGDVGRPDLAQKAAGMTQEQLAGLLFHSLRDKVMTLADDVIVYPAHGAGSACGKNMSKETVSTIGNQKATNYALRANMTEAEFINEVTDGLLPPPAYFGMNVAMNKKGYTSFENVLDLGLKGISVAEFETIAESTAALILDTRNNSDFAKGFIPQSINIGVDGDFAPWVGALIADVKQPIILVTEVGREKETVTRLSRVGFDHLLGHLEGGFEAWKKAGKEIDTINRINADQFKTLMKIGESKIIDIRKESEYSAEHIEDAYSKPLANINDWIKDIDPKEHFFMHCAGGYRSMIAASILQSRGFRNFTEIEGGFNAIAKTDIPRTDFVCQSKILK from the coding sequence ATGCAAATTGAACAAATATATACCGGTTGTTTAGCACAAGGAGCCTATTATATCACTTCTAATGGGGAAGCGGCAATAATTGACCCACTTAGAGAAACACAACCCTATTTGGATAGAATCGAACGTGATGGAGTCAAATTGAAATACATTTTCGAAACCCATTTTCATGCCGATTTTGTTTCGGGTCATTTGGATTTAAGCAAAGAAACTGGAGCTGCAATCGTTTACGGACCAACCGCAAAACCAGAATTTGATGCCATTGTTGCTACAGATAATCAAATTTTTGAAATTGGAAATATCAAAATAAAAGTACTGCACACTCCTGGTCATACTATGGAAAGTTCTACTTATTTGCTAGTCGACGAAAACGGAAAAGACCATGCTGTTTTCTCTGGAGATACTTTATTCATTGGCGATGTAGGAAGACCTGATTTGGCCCAAAAAGCTGCTGGAATGACTCAAGAACAATTGGCAGGATTACTTTTCCATTCCTTAAGAGACAAAGTCATGACTCTTGCAGATGATGTAATCGTATATCCCGCCCATGGTGCAGGAAGTGCCTGTGGCAAAAACATGAGCAAAGAAACAGTATCAACAATTGGGAATCAAAAAGCAACCAACTATGCACTGAGAGCCAATATGACCGAAGCCGAATTCATCAATGAAGTCACAGACGGTCTGCTCCCTCCTCCAGCTTATTTTGGAATGAATGTTGCCATGAACAAAAAAGGATACACTAGTTTTGAGAATGTTTTAGACCTTGGATTAAAAGGTATATCTGTAGCTGAATTTGAAACCATAGCAGAAAGTACTGCCGCTTTAATCCTAGACACTCGAAACAACAGTGATTTTGCCAAAGGTTTTATTCCCCAATCCATAAACATTGGCGTCGATGGCGATTTTGCCCCTTGGGTAGGCGCTTTGATCGCCGATGTCAAACAACCAATTATTTTAGTTACCGAAGTGGGAAGAGAAAAAGAAACGGTAACCCGATTGAGTCGCGTTGGTTTTGATCATTTATTGGGTCATCTAGAAGGTGGTTTTGAAGCTTGGAAAAAAGCAGGAAAAGAAATAGACACCATAAACCGAATCAATGCAGACCAATTCAAAACGCTAATGAAAATTGGCGAAAGCAAAATCATTGACATTAGAAAAGAAAGCGAATACAGTGCCGAACATATCGAAGATGCCTACAGCAAACCCCTGGCAAACATCAATGATTGGATAAAAGATATCGATCCAAAAGAGCACTTTTTTATGCATTGTGCCGGCGGTTACCGCAGCATGATTGCCGCTTCCATTTTGCAGTCTCGAGGATTTAGAAATTTCACCGAGATTGAAGGTGGTTTCAATGCCATTGCAAAAACAGATATCCCAAGAACCGATTTTGTCTGCCAAAGTAAAATTTTGAAATAA
- a CDS encoding NADP-dependent glyceraldehyde-3-phosphate dehydrogenase translates to MNTIPQEFQITTPLIQDTYLVNGELKKWTGKTTPVYSTISSTEKYEPTLLGSIPFMGEAEALEVAESAKAAFNNGQGLWPTMKVVDRIHCMEKFVAQMKETRTEVVKLLMWEIGKTLGDSEKEFDRTVEYINDTIESYKELNSRSAHFSKVQGINAMVRRGPIGVVLCLGPYNYPLNETFTLLIPALIMGNPVIFKPAKHGVLLISPLLEAFRSSFPKGVISIVYGRGREIASPIMKSGKVDILALIGNSKSAIALQDQHPNKNRLRLVLGLEAKNPAIILPDADLDLTIQECIAGTLSFNGQRCTALKIIYVHENIAAEFNKRFAEKVDALAFGNPWEKGVALTPLPEAEKPAYIQELIDDATSKGAKVINAKGGEHSDNFIFPAILFPINKEMRVYHEEQFGPVVPVLTFKDIQEPLNDMAESNYGQQVSLFGKNIKTIAPLIDTLVNLVCRVNLNSSCQRGPDVFPFTGRKDSAFGTLSIHDALRSFSIRTFVASKDNAYNNEILQELLNSKESNFINTDYIL, encoded by the coding sequence ATGAATACAATACCTCAAGAATTTCAGATTACCACACCACTTATTCAAGATACTTACTTGGTAAATGGTGAATTAAAAAAATGGACAGGAAAAACAACACCAGTATATTCAACAATTTCTTCTACCGAAAAGTATGAACCTACATTATTAGGATCCATACCATTTATGGGAGAAGCCGAAGCACTTGAAGTAGCCGAGTCTGCAAAAGCTGCTTTTAATAACGGGCAAGGATTATGGCCAACCATGAAAGTGGTAGATCGTATTCATTGTATGGAGAAGTTCGTTGCCCAAATGAAAGAGACCCGTACCGAAGTTGTAAAACTTTTGATGTGGGAGATAGGAAAAACACTTGGTGATTCCGAAAAAGAATTTGACAGAACAGTAGAGTACATTAATGATACTATTGAAAGTTATAAAGAATTAAACAGTCGTTCGGCACATTTTTCTAAAGTGCAAGGTATAAATGCCATGGTGCGTAGAGGGCCTATTGGAGTTGTTTTGTGCCTTGGGCCATACAATTACCCATTGAACGAAACTTTTACTTTGCTAATTCCCGCTTTGATTATGGGAAATCCAGTAATTTTTAAACCAGCAAAACATGGTGTTTTATTAATTTCTCCTTTATTGGAAGCTTTTAGAAGTAGTTTTCCAAAAGGAGTAATTAGTATTGTTTATGGAAGAGGGCGTGAAATCGCTTCGCCAATAATGAAATCTGGAAAAGTTGATATTTTGGCTTTGATTGGTAATAGTAAATCGGCTATTGCTTTGCAAGACCAACACCCAAACAAAAACAGATTGCGTTTGGTGCTAGGATTGGAAGCTAAAAACCCAGCGATTATTTTACCAGATGCCGATTTGGATTTAACAATTCAAGAATGTATAGCAGGAACTTTATCTTTTAATGGTCAAAGATGTACTGCGTTAAAAATTATATATGTACACGAAAATATAGCTGCTGAATTCAACAAGCGTTTTGCAGAAAAAGTGGATGCACTTGCGTTTGGGAATCCTTGGGAAAAAGGAGTTGCTTTGACACCGCTACCAGAGGCCGAAAAACCTGCTTATATTCAAGAATTAATTGATGATGCTACAAGTAAAGGTGCTAAAGTTATAAATGCTAAAGGAGGAGAACATTCTGATAATTTTATATTTCCAGCTATTTTGTTTCCTATAAATAAAGAGATGAGAGTATATCATGAAGAGCAATTTGGTCCAGTAGTTCCAGTTTTGACTTTTAAAGATATTCAAGAGCCATTGAATGATATGGCCGAATCAAATTACGGACAACAGGTAAGTTTATTTGGTAAAAATATCAAAACTATTGCCCCACTTATTGATACTTTGGTGAATTTAGTATGTAGAGTAAATTTGAATAGCTCTTGTCAAAGAGGACCGGATGTTTTTCCATTTACAGGAAGAAAAGATTCTGCTTTCGGGACATTGAGTATACATGATGCTTTGCGTTCGTTTTCTATTAGAACTTTTGTTGCTTCAAAAGACAATGCCTACAACAATGAAATATTACAGGAATTGTTAAACAGTAAAGAATCTAATTTTATAAATACCGATTATATTTTATAA
- a CDS encoding YgaP family membrane protein → MKKNMGSTDKLVRLFIAIILTVLTYTGIISGTLAYVLLALAVVFVLTSFIGICPLYLPFGLNTRKKI, encoded by the coding sequence ATGAAAAAAAATATGGGTTCTACAGACAAGTTGGTGCGATTATTTATAGCAATTATTTTAACTGTTTTAACATACACCGGAATCATAAGTGGCACACTCGCATACGTTCTTCTTGCTTTAGCAGTAGTATTTGTTTTAACCAGTTTTATTGGAATTTGCCCTTTGTACTTGCCTTTTGGATTAAATACACGAAAAAAAATATAA